A genomic stretch from Croceibacterium aestuarii includes:
- a CDS encoding alpha/beta fold hydrolase: MADKRANIVIVHGAWVGGWRWREVADLLRDRGHYVFTPTLTGLGERAHLTSPDVNLSLHAQDIANVIKYEDLDDVLLVAHSYGGMAVSQALSLIPEGKIASLLYLDAFFPEDGDTLNEITAMPAHLPEQEGEYLVPPPRINKVGFNTHMTDAARASYEDRRTPQSVYCFTEPARITGARERIPIKTYVVATGYKNDTFVPVAEKLRKREGWRVEEMPFTHDLQHVAVTETADMIESALP, translated from the coding sequence ATGGCTGACAAGCGTGCGAATATCGTCATCGTCCATGGCGCATGGGTCGGGGGCTGGCGCTGGCGCGAGGTGGCGGACCTGCTGCGCGATCGCGGCCACTATGTTTTCACGCCCACGCTGACCGGGCTGGGGGAGCGGGCCCACCTGACGAGCCCGGACGTCAACCTTTCGCTGCATGCGCAGGACATCGCCAACGTCATCAAGTACGAGGATCTCGACGACGTCCTGCTCGTCGCCCATTCCTATGGCGGAATGGCCGTTTCGCAGGCGCTGTCGTTGATCCCGGAAGGGAAGATTGCCTCGCTGCTGTATCTCGACGCCTTCTTCCCCGAAGACGGCGACACCCTCAATGAGATCACCGCGATGCCGGCCCACCTGCCCGAGCAGGAAGGCGAGTACCTCGTTCCGCCGCCGCGGATCAACAAGGTCGGGTTCAACACCCACATGACCGATGCCGCGCGCGCGTCCTACGAAGACCGCCGCACGCCGCAGTCGGTCTATTGTTTTACCGAGCCGGCGCGGATTACCGGTGCTCGCGAGCGGATCCCGATCAAGACCTATGTCGTAGCCACCGGCTACAAGAACGATACCTTCGTTCCCGTGGCCGAAAAGCTGCGCAAGCGCGAGGGTTGGCGGGTCGAGGAAATGCCGTTCACCCACGATCTTCAGCACGTCGCGGTCACAGAAACCGCCGACATGATCGAATCCGCTTTGCCGTGA
- a CDS encoding MFS transporter, producing MRSPALHRRSTIEGEHRWPAAKPGDDCVDDVSLSAPADIAVVQEPHVAGAASWPPMRQAYYAAWALAAAQMCAQLNNGVMTLMVEPVKRDLQLSDLQMSYLLGFSVVLFYAVVGIPAARLVDRYNRKWLMIISIAVWSVATAACGLTVTFWQFFVARFGIGAGESIQGPLSYSLLADYFRPEKLPRGIAIYNVGLQAGTAMSLLLGAFLIHILAGLPTIEVPILGELRDWQLVFMMTGLVGLPIALLFTFLAEPARRGIRIAPFPGEKVRGATLSDVVRYLVRHWKLYLPMFLGLSFTSIHMTGVGAWNAAFFTRTYGWQPAQIGLFNGLVSLAFAAPALYAAVKINEYFSRRGHADANLRVMAIGITAAVPFTIAMPLMPSPWLALAMHGIGPALMLMVLPSLNTALQVMTPNEMRGQVTAIYLFVMLAAGFAIGPTLIAYLTQVVFADEAMLRYAMTTSAAIFFPAAATVYWLGIKAYRERILQMRAEGLPV from the coding sequence ATGCGCTCGCCGGCGCTCCACCGCCGGTCTACGATTGAGGGAGAACACCGATGGCCAGCAGCGAAGCCGGGAGATGATTGCGTGGACGATGTAAGCTTGTCCGCTCCCGCCGATATCGCGGTAGTTCAGGAGCCGCATGTCGCAGGCGCCGCCTCCTGGCCTCCGATGCGGCAGGCCTACTACGCGGCATGGGCGCTGGCCGCCGCACAGATGTGCGCCCAGCTCAACAACGGCGTGATGACACTGATGGTTGAACCGGTGAAGCGCGACCTCCAGCTTTCCGATCTGCAGATGAGCTACCTGCTCGGGTTCTCCGTCGTGCTGTTCTACGCGGTGGTGGGCATTCCCGCGGCGCGGCTGGTGGATCGGTACAATCGCAAGTGGCTGATGATCATTTCCATCGCGGTCTGGAGCGTCGCGACCGCAGCGTGCGGGCTGACAGTCACCTTCTGGCAGTTCTTCGTGGCCCGCTTCGGGATCGGTGCGGGGGAATCGATCCAGGGGCCGCTGTCCTATTCGCTTCTGGCGGACTACTTCCGGCCCGAGAAGCTTCCCCGAGGCATCGCCATCTACAACGTCGGTCTGCAGGCCGGCACCGCGATGTCATTGCTGCTGGGGGCATTCCTGATCCACATACTCGCAGGCTTGCCAACGATCGAAGTTCCCATTCTCGGCGAACTTCGCGACTGGCAGTTGGTTTTCATGATGACCGGTCTTGTCGGTCTGCCGATCGCCTTGCTGTTCACCTTCCTGGCCGAGCCCGCGCGTCGCGGAATTCGCATAGCGCCGTTTCCAGGTGAAAAGGTGAGGGGGGCCACTCTCAGCGACGTGGTGCGGTACCTCGTTCGGCACTGGAAGCTCTATTTACCGATGTTCCTCGGCCTTTCCTTCACGTCGATCCACATGACCGGCGTCGGTGCATGGAACGCGGCATTCTTCACCCGTACCTATGGCTGGCAGCCTGCACAGATCGGCCTGTTCAATGGCCTCGTCAGTCTGGCCTTCGCAGCTCCGGCGCTTTATGCCGCGGTGAAAATCAACGAATATTTCAGCCGGCGCGGACATGCGGATGCCAACCTGCGAGTGATGGCAATCGGCATAACCGCCGCCGTCCCGTTCACCATCGCCATGCCGCTGATGCCGTCGCCCTGGCTGGCCCTGGCCATGCACGGGATAGGCCCAGCACTCATGCTGATGGTGCTTCCCTCGCTCAACACCGCCTTGCAGGTGATGACACCCAACGAGATGCGCGGACAGGTTACCGCGATCTACCTGTTCGTGATGCTTGCCGCCGGTTTTGCCATCGGGCCCACCTTGATTGCATACCTGACGCAAGTCGTCTTCGCTGACGAAGCCATGTTGCGCTATGCAATGACCACCAGCGCGGCGATCTTCTTCCCGGCCGCGGCGACCGTCTACTGGCTGGGGATCAAGGCCTATCGCGAGCGGATTCTTCAGATGCGCGCCGAGGGATTACCGGTGTGA
- a CDS encoding nuclear transport factor 2 family protein: protein MADESKVQVTLAPPVPPSAKDGMVDLWAHPHPLSLLADADPQLAANKRLVFDMWRSVVNAGHEELADSMLAEGYIQHSPVISTGREAFKKVFAGVERRKIPDVVSPPLITILAENDLVVMALREEMKGPDGRPFVTTHFNLFRIAGGRLAEHWHSVELPPGPATPPPEAGGPQRVTGRVGDAQLDLLRAADPTLAANKRLVFDAWRTVFEATHEDEAERFVAAAYVEHDPNHASGRKALTARLASFPDKSVESHVSQPVVAVVAQANLVVLVTARVHPHPARRGETYTTTGFDMFRMADGWIAEHWTGDALAGAPPPVYD from the coding sequence ATGGCAGACGAGTCGAAGGTTCAAGTGACGCTGGCGCCGCCCGTTCCTCCATCGGCGAAAGACGGAATGGTCGACCTGTGGGCTCACCCCCACCCCTTGTCATTGCTGGCAGACGCCGATCCACAGCTCGCGGCCAACAAGCGCCTGGTCTTCGACATGTGGCGCAGCGTCGTGAATGCCGGGCACGAAGAACTGGCCGACAGCATGCTGGCCGAAGGATACATCCAGCACAGCCCGGTCATCTCAACCGGACGCGAGGCCTTCAAGAAGGTCTTCGCGGGTGTCGAGCGGCGGAAGATCCCTGATGTCGTCTCGCCCCCGCTGATAACGATCCTGGCCGAGAACGACCTCGTGGTCATGGCCTTGCGCGAGGAGATGAAGGGGCCCGACGGCAGGCCGTTCGTTACCACGCACTTCAACCTGTTCCGGATCGCCGGTGGCAGGCTGGCCGAACACTGGCACTCGGTCGAGCTTCCACCGGGCCCAGCCACCCCTCCACCCGAAGCCGGCGGTCCGCAGCGTGTGACCGGGCGCGTCGGCGACGCGCAATTGGACCTCCTGCGAGCAGCGGATCCGACGCTGGCGGCCAATAAGCGGCTGGTATTCGACGCCTGGCGCACGGTCTTCGAAGCCACTCACGAAGACGAAGCCGAACGCTTCGTCGCGGCGGCCTATGTCGAGCACGACCCCAACCATGCCAGCGGACGCAAGGCGCTGACAGCGCGACTGGCGAGTTTCCCCGACAAGTCGGTTGAGTCCCACGTCTCGCAGCCTGTCGTGGCGGTCGTGGCGCAAGCGAACCTGGTCGTGCTGGTCACGGCGCGGGTCCATCCCCACCCGGCGCGCCGCGGCGAAACCTACACGACGACGGGGTTCGACATGTTTCGCATGGCCGACGGATGGATCGCAGAGCATTGGACCGGCGATGCGCTCGCCGGCGCTCCACCGCCGGTCTACGATTGA